A DNA window from Fragaria vesca subsp. vesca linkage group LG3, FraVesHawaii_1.0, whole genome shotgun sequence contains the following coding sequences:
- the LOC101295702 gene encoding uncharacterized protein LOC101295702, translating into MAKFRGSYILLALFVVLIAMEASVVFGQAKGNGSANGKNGNNADVTNYQVLPPLATGQERCMCKAQGACFYKTLVCPPECPQRKPKQNKKHKGCFVNCGSKCEVTCKFRRANCNGYGSLCYDPRFVGGDGVMFYFHGAKGGNFAIVSDDNLQINAHFIGTRPLGRTRDFTWVQALSIMFDNHNLVIAAKRVSKWDDKVDALIVRWDGESVSIPTDGEAEWRTNGDEERQVIVERTDDTNSVRVTVAGLLEMDIKIRPIGEEENKVHKYQIPADDTFAHLETQFRFSNLSELVEGVLGKTYRPGYVSPVKVGVPMPMMGGEDKYRTPSLSSPLCKVCRFQTSQSAVFENTSGGVASY; encoded by the exons ATGGCTAAATTTAGAGGGTCTTATATATTGTTGGCTCTCTTTGTAGTGCTCATTGCCATGGAAGCTTCTGTTGTTTTTGGCCAAGCCAAGGGCAATGGAAGCGCCAATGGGAA AAATGGAAATAATGCTGATGTTACAAACTACCAGGTATTGCCACCACTTGCAACCGGACAAGAGAGATGCATGTGTAAGGCTCAGGGTGCCTGTTTCTACAAGACCCTTGTGTGTCCACCGGAGTGCCCTCAGAGAAAGCCTAAGCAGAACAAGAAACACAAGGGCTGCTTCGTCAACTGCGGCAGCAAGTGTGAAGTCACCTGCAAGT TTAGAAGAGCCAACTGTAATGGGTATGGTTCTCTCTGCTACGATCCTCGATTTGTTGGAGGAGATGGTGTTATGTTCTACTTCCATGGAGCCAAGGGAGGAAACTTTGCCATTGTTTCGGACGATAACCTCCAGATCAACGCACACTTCATTGGAACTCGACCACTAGGAAGGACTCGCGACTTCACATGGGTTCAAGCCCTCTCCATCATGTTCGACAATCACAACCTTGTCATTGCAGCCAAGAGGGTCTCAAAGTGGGATGACAAAGTTGATGCTCTCATCGTAAGGTGGGATGGTGAGTCAGTTAGCATTCCTACTGATGGAGAAGCCGAATGGAGGACTAACGGTGATGAGGAACGACAGGTAATCGTGGAAAGAACCGATGACACTAACAGCGTACGAGTTACAGTGGCAGGGCTACTGGAAATGGACATAAAGATTAGGCCTATTGGAGAAGAAGAAAACAAGGTTCATAAGTATCAAATACCCGCTGATGATACTTTTGCTCACTTGGAAACACAGTTCAGATTTTCGAACTTATCTGAACTAGTGGAAGGAGTTCTGGGTAAGACTTACAGGCCAGGTTATGTTAGTCCAGTCAAGGTTGGAGTTCCGATGCCAATGATGGGTGGGGAGGACAAGTACAGGACTCCTTCACTATCCTCACCTCTCTGCAAGGTTTGCAGATTCCAAACTAGTCAATCTGCAGTGTTTGAAAATACAAGTGGAGGAGTGGCATCATACTGA